Within Scomber scombrus chromosome 12, fScoSco1.1, whole genome shotgun sequence, the genomic segment TATAATCAAAACAGAATAGTGAACATCTACAGGAAACAACAGATAGGTAGGGTTAGTCTGTAAAAACAGTCATCTAGAAtgtggatgagtgtgtgtgtgtatgtgtgagtcaAGGTAAATGTACCAAGAAAGCAATGCAGGATTGTGTTGGGGAGAGGAGAGCCTGGCACACAGGGTCCAGGTGTGTCTCATCCTGCTAATCAGGAACCTCCCCTGCAGACAGATCACAGCAGTAACAAGAGCAGCAAAGCAGAGGAACCGTCACAACCCCACATTCAAACCAATGTGTTTCATCATATTTCTGAATCATCCTGATTATACTGGAACTGATGATATTAAGATGAGCtatgtttctatattttattacaGGTATTTGCTCATCGCCTGGCCTCTGTGGTACCGCTCCAGACGAACCATCAAGGTCTCATTGATGGTCTGTGTTGTGGTCTGGGTCTTAGCTTTggtcatttcctgttttgtcGGAATCAGTGACTTGGAACACATTGAACGTTACAAGCCCATTGGAgtaatcctcctcctccccttccccgTGCTCATCTTCTCTGTGGTTGGGATCATTAAAGGCCTGTCTGCTGCCATCTCGGTCTCCTCTGAGGAAAAACGACGAATTGTTGGAGCAACAATTCTGGTGTTGCTTAATTACACACTGCTGTTTCTGCCTTTCATAATTGGTAGCATAACACCAAATGTCATTATGACTAACCCTTATGCATTCATCTGCTTCAATCCGCTTGGAGTCTTggttctgtatgtttttatgagAAAAGGGGCCATAGACAAGATTTTAGCCTCTCTGTGTTGTTGTAGGatggaaacacagcagcagcagaccatTGCTGTAAATGATAAAAGCATTACGACAGTCAGCTCTGTGTAGGGAGAGAGTAAAGTAAGGAAGAAATTCAGacagtcaatttaaaaaaaagaagtttctTTAGAAGCTCTGCCTCTAAAAAGTTAAGCTCATATACTCATTTGCAACagcaaatgttgtgttttatggttATATGTAGGCATGTTGTTTATATGATTCCAGTTTATTTCATCATTGCATATTTTCCATACATATGGTTTTATGAGTCATGCTCACTTTGCAGCCTTATTATAGAGATTCAGGGAAACAAGAACTCAATCAAAGCTTTCCGAATAGACAAGATTTTAACATTGTTCATTTCAATTGCTTGTTTTAAAGTCttaatgaaagtaaacacagaaactaGTTGCGTGTAGCAGCCATTACGGCTCATTTCTTAGGGATCTACATCCAGGACAGATTGCAGTTTCTTTACATGTGTGAGGCTTTGGCTGcctttacatttattcaagCTCATGCTAGAAAGGTAGACAAGAGATGTTGTATAAAGATGCTTTTTATTCTTAATTAGTGCCATgggtgctaagctccgaggcactcTCTCAGCAGTAACACTGCAGAGAGAGTGCATTAATCTTCCTCATACTTATTCTTAGTcctccgccaaatttcggcgtgTAACTCCTCccgcagctttgagaaaaccccgacaatatatacatcaaaaaaTGAGTCTCGATCAGGAAAGGCTGCTATTATTTGGAatgttcacttttttatttttttatttggtaaTACATTTTTCCCAAATTTATTCCCAAAATACTGGGAaaattctccattgaaaataaatgggaatttttttttcaaacccccaaatttccccttttttcggagtcacctagctctctcatacctgcacgtagaaatgtgattcaaactttcaaacggaggaaaacttgtgctctctccaaaacaccaaactgtttttacataacatgtaaaatttttaaactatgagcagtcaaactaggagtggaaatcactttttcttcaaagttagagtggaagcgtcagtttgCTTGAGTGCgagaaacagtaaaatataaacttcatttttatttttaactcgagctcacggccaaaccgtaaaaaggagacaaataatttttggtcaaaatgtagacataggtgttgggattgataaaatgtgacattgacaggcggggcatgcacaaaatttaaacgggggggccgagaccggcggcaatacctgtctcgctccccattgaccctaatgtaatcggggtttttttttcaaaagaatctcactctgtcttcgcactgagcttacactctcattttaaggaatatctgaataaaataaacactgtcagaatctgccggcttctctgtctcacacggtgttttcggtttttggacggGAGTTatggttttctcacagtttgtaATTGTTCGGGActttgtcagaagccaaattctggggcattttgagaagtTTTTTCCAAGCAAattctcaaatcaccgtagcaaccgcagaacctctgctgtccttggcagcctgttgctgggcagaaactgacctacttttttgtgattggctaattcctgtctgttttgccagctAACCGAGCTAGCTCTCAgtaatagcatccatgtttagggtagaggtggtggctttgattgacaggtgacactctgtagggggcgtggcttcagcgaactcggcgggaacgcccacagaggtggtgactttgattgacaggtgacactcggtagggggcggggcttcagcgaacttggcgggaacgcccacagcgcTTGGGAGCAGAGActagaggctgatttttacacaactttgaagcctaatttcacatatttagcgatttctttaatcattcacatttggcagggtggttaacaacacacttttctgtggtatgtcaaactcagaacacatatttattcttactttacagggactataattagtttaaaaagatattatttatgtttaaatatgattaaaatttacttaatattttcaggtatgttaagttgagaataaagtacattacacttgatactgactaccAGAATAtgcagggtgacttttgaaccgGGATGAGtatatgatttatttccagtcaattttcaagcagatttccagtcataaaaactatataaaatctactctcttaatgataagatttacttaacAATTTCATAAAAGTTTgttatgatcagggtgacttttgaactctggaaataaatcgtgtactcgtcccggcagccccgtggcactcaaaatttcccagGAATTTTCTAGTTGTGATATTTCTattgctgttttcattttggtttttaCTTAATCATgtactttttgtgtgttttattcatgtatattgattttatattcatatctGTAATAGTTGCTTTAATTGACaccttgtcttttttccccatgacTTTCATTACTTTATTGTATGTTATGTGTGTACAGCACATTGTAACTCTGTTTTTGAAAAGCACCatataaatagttaaaatgaTAATCACAAAGCTACTGGGTGTCATCACTCAACATATATATTGTAGACTGTTTGCATGCAGAGAACACAACATCACACTTGTTTTATTGATTCATACTGATTCTATATTCATATCTGTTATAATCAAATATAAGCAAATAGTTGCTTTAATGGACaccttgtcttttttccccattacTTTCATTACTTTATTGTATGTTATGTGTGTACAGCACATTTATCATCTGTTTTTGAAAAGCACCatataaatagttaaaatgaTGATATACTATTCATATGCATGCCTTCctatcttttttcccctccttggATAAGATGTAGATAATCACAAAGCTACTGGGTGTCATCACTCAACATATATATTGTAGACTGTTTGCATGCAGAGAACACAACATCACAGTTGCTGCAGCTTTCAAATGTACAATTCATGTCacattgctttttaaaaaatgaacatacGTGCGTACAGTTATTGTTAACATTGCTCTGTTGATAGATATAAGTACATaatgttttatgacatttataACATACAATTTATAAGAAAGgtaacagaaataaatgaatatgcaCACTGATATACAGATGaatatttgacacaatggataatgtcacaagcttttaaaatacaacacattataaAAGATGTACTATGCAGGactttaatttgaatttaaagagCACGGTCTATTCCTGCTCTATATATAAAATATCTTGAGGTGaccttttttgtgatttggcactatataaataaacattgattgattgatttgttgattgattgattgatttgttggtTGGTGTattgggtcctactctgctggagacacaacagctgagaggaccgagtgagaggacgttcctgtaaaggtaTCGTATCGGAAAATAAGATATGGACAATATCAgaatatcggcagaaaagtcaatattgaGCATCCCTAGTTAAGATGCTTCTTCATAAATTAACTGATGAGAAATGTACATAAACAATTGTAACATAAACCAAACAAATCTTAACTCCAAACAAAGTATATACTATAAAGTAATGTTATGTAAACCTTCTGCTGGATCACACTCGTCTCTCactatctcctcctcctctgggtGTGGCTGGTCAACTGTGGGAATACATAGATATCTGAGAAATCTGAGACATCAATAGGCTGGAGGttctgctacacacacacacagatatgtacactaccggtcaaaagttttagaacaccccaatttttccagttttttattgaaaaaatgttttcaagcttaccatcatggtcttttttcctaaggtagttgtgtcatagcttggacttatgttttgggtcattatcttgctgtaggatgaacccctgaccaactacgtgcataccagagggttctgcatggcatcgctgcagaatgctgtggtagccgaccctggatccagaaaaacagccccagaccatcatgcttcctcctccatgtttaacagttaatgtcacacactgaggaaccatcctttctactccatgttggACAGTTAAtatcacacactgaggaaccatcctttctactcgacggcgtacaaaactcctgcgtgatgaacagaatatttaaaattttgattcatcagtccataacaccttcttccagtcttcagtagtccattggtggtgtttcatggccgaggcaagcctcttcttcttattctgacggctttcttgctgcaactcgacctgtcaaacctgcaactcgaagttttctcttcacagttgaaactgagacttgcttactacgaccactatgaagctgtgcttgaagctgttgtcctgtgagccgcctatcacgcaagctgttgactctcagaaacttgtcttctgactctgttgtggatttgggtctgccagaccttgacaccttgactttctttgcaatttctctgtaggaaagacctacacttttaagtctttttgtataattttcaattttaaccttacctttttttttttacctgtggcagttcaccacttacttttataccatttcaagctattcatttgACTTGAACGGCTTGAATTTCAATACAAAACTGGCacaattggggtgttctaaaacttttgaccagtagtgtatatatgggtcaatgacgtataaggattttcaacaactcaattttaaataataaaaacaagcatatctaatgcagtcgttcaaacattcagaatgttgtgtacctgaaaattcatattacaatttgaaagtgattttagtgggtttttcaagattaattggcactggcctgaaaaaaaagtcatgtggtgcgaccatgattcatcttgaaatatcttatataaataaaagatcatcatttacaaaaaatgtttaaaaaatgcaaatactttgtttccaaacactttatattactgaaaacttgtaaaaaaaaaaaagatgtgaagcgtgttaagtaaattaatttatttcaagatgaatcatggtcgcaccacatgacttttttaaaggccagtgccaattattcttgaaaaaacccactaaaatcacttaatttcaaatgtataatatggatcttcaggtacacaacattctgaatgtttgaactactgcattagatatgcttgttttttattattctacaattgagttgttccaaatccttatacgtcattgacccatatatatatatatatatatatatatatatatatatttatatatataactcaCTACTCACAAAAAGTCAGGGATATTCGGCCTAAAATCCACTATAACCTTTACAGGTGAACTTAATGTGACCTTCTCTAAAATTTTGAATGCACATGTCCAACAGTTCAATGTTTCAGTACTTTCTGCACAACTTGCTGTTCTCTAACAAGGAGCTTAACGGCAAAATTCACAACAGGTGTTTGATCCATGAATCAACCAATACATTTCCTGATTCAATTAGAATTGGTATTTAAACAGAATTGGTATTTACAAATCTAACTCCATATTGCTCACTCTCTTTTATTCATACTATAGCTCACTCAACCAcaactgttctctctctctctttctctgtctctgtttctctttctcacagAGTTGATGAGGAGGCTTTGAATACTGCAAGTACTCCAATACACCAACCAACAaatcgatcaatcaatcaatcaatcaatcagtaagTGAAcgaaatctttatttatatagtgccaaagtcatctcaaggtattttacatatagagcaggtATAGACCGTGctctttaaattcaaattaaagtCCTGCATAGTACATctttaataatgtgttgtaTGTTAAAAGCTTGTGATATTATCCATTGCGTCAAATATTCATCTGTATATCAGTGTCgctatacctttttttttttatcgtgTACTTTACTCTGTAACTGACAGCACTTGGATATCAGCACTACAGCACTTTAACCCCTTAAATGTCCATATATCTACCACTGTCATTCATTATGATCAATCAAAACCACAATAACACCTATGTACCGGATTCTTGGCTGCAATTGGGTACATTTACGTTTTTAGTTCTTTGAAAAATGTGGAATGATGTACATTGTCCCTGTggagaaatgaataaatataaatcaagtgtgcatattcatttatttctgttacctttcttataaatcatgttataaatgtcataaaacattATGTACTTATATCTATCAACAGAGCAATGTTAACAATAACTGTACGCACgtgtgttcatttaaaaaaaagcaatgtgaCATAAATTTTACCTTTGAAATCTGCAGCAAGTGTGATGTTGTGTTCTCTGCATGCAAACAGGCTACAATATATATGTTGAGTGATGacatataacaataaaacacaacatttgctGTTGCAAATGAGTATATGAGCTTAAATTCTAAGAGGCAGAGCTTCTacagaaactttttttaaattgactgtctgaatttcttccttcctttactctgATAACTTTCTCTCCCTACACAGAGCTGACTGTCTTCATTCTATCATCATTTACAGCAatgatctgctgctgctgtgtttccatCCTGCAACAACACAGAGAGGCTAAAATCTTGTCTATGGCCCCTTTTCTcatgaaaacatacagaacCAAGTCTCCAAGAGGATTTAAGAAGACGAATGCCAAAGGGTTAGTCGTAATAACATTTGGTGTTATGGTACCAATTATGAAAGGCAGAAACAGCAGTGTGTAATTAAGCAACACCAGAATTGTTGCTCCAACAATTCGTCGTTTTTCTTCAGAGGAGACCGAGATGGCAGCAGACAGGCCTTTAAAGATCCCAACCACAGAGAAGATGAGCACGgggaaggggaggagaaggaTTATTCCAATGAGAAGGAGTTTATTGTCAATGAATAGGACAGAACAGATAACGACCAAAGCAAAAACCCAGACCACAACACAGACCACCAATGAGCTCTTGATGGTCCGTCTGGAGTGGTACCACAGAGGCCAGGCGATGAGCAAATACCTGTAATACAAGATAGAAACATCTGATGAGAATTAATGATCAAACGCATGCAAGTACTAGGGCTGCCACtgcttattttaaatgtaaacattagTTTGAATGTGGGGTTGTGACGGTTCCTCTGCTTTGCTGCTCTTGTTACTGCTGTGTTCTGTCTGCAGGGGAGGTTCCTGATTAGCAGGATGAGACACACCTGGACCCAGTGTGCCAGGATCTCCTCTCCCCAAAACACTCCTGCATTGCTTTCTTGGTTCATTTAccttgtcacacacacacacacacacacacacacacacacacacacacacacacacacacacacacacacacacacacacacacacacacacacacacacacacacacacacacacacacacacacacactcatctactTCCTAGATGACTGGTTTTACAGCTTACCCTACCTATCTGTTGTTTTCTGATTATATTTACTCTTGCAGTAATGAATACCTGTGTGACTCCCCTTTTTATTGTCACAGGGGTGAAAAGTTCATATTACAGCTGTAATGATCTGCTGGAATGTAGGCTGCAGTCTGTGTAGGACCATTTGAAGTAGTTTTCTTTATgatccagcagagggcgctctTAAACCTGCCAGCTCGACCTGTTGCATGCCCTGTTGATCTATCAATGAACTGAGGTACTGTTAATATGTggttgttttgttaaaatggaGGATAATAGTGAGCAGAGCTCTCCTTAACGAACAACTACAACACCAATCCATCTGAAGAGCTGTGTGTAGAAGTATTTTGGGTTCAAAGTCAGGATCAAAGATAAGGCTATTAGTCCACTCTGTAAAACATGCTAGCTAACCAACCCACTGAGCCAGTGGAGGTGGAGGCAACACagaagagcagagcagcacCAAATGTACAACCTCATTTGACTGCATATTATTCAGCACACTCAGTCTGGTGTCAGCAACATtcatattaatacattaattgCAGGTCGTTGCAATTTTGttcaaacatttttgaaaaagtgacAACCCTAGCAAGTACACACATAATAAGAAAACAGATAGTTACCTTTCCAGGGAAATACAGACCATGAAGCCGACACTGGCCATTACACCAAGGAGGTGAATTAACAAGATGATGTCAGCCTGATCAAACTTGGGTTTTCCCAACATTGTGGCCATGCAACAGAGCTGAATAAGGTCAGAGATGAGGAGGTTGATGACGTAGATTGGAGCAACGTGATTATGACGTACCTGCAGGTGAACATGAATAGAAAAAGCACTTCAATTGTAAACATGCTGCTCTGAACTTAGTCATGTCTCTGAATATTGTGTTCtccacaaaacaaaatgtaaagcagtgtgtgtttccacAAGTCAATCATTTTAAGAGAATATAATCTAGGACATGGCCAGGTTACATGTATAAACATACACCTGTAACTAGGACTGAGCAACATCTtgaaattatttgattaattcaaATGACTGTTTGTGCACAATAATGTCTAAATTGTATAACAGAGTCAttacaaatgaacaaaaaggTTGTTTTAAGTAAAAAGTAACACAGATGGTAACTAACCATATCAGTCCTAACGATACTACTAAATAATACTACATACTATAAAAACCTTATGAAAACCCCTCATCAGTAAAGACTACTGATTGATCCCTAtataaaaaacttcaaaaaagaTGATGATCCCATCTATGATCTACTttgagttattttaattatttattaaatacaccTACCTTTAACACCTGCCTTTAAAGGACTTGACcagcattttatatacatttttcttattttttctttgtcaacaaatgtcatgtgcagagccaaaccaccaagcatgtgtgcatgtatccAAATCTGATTTATCTTGATCCTAAATAAGTTACAGTAACCAGGAACAAAAGAACATGTCACCCTGTGCGACTGTTCATTGACATGTTCTTAATAGTTTTTGGCAACAGCAGAGGTCTACTGCACAGAggaagatatatcaggctttagaaACACGCACAACACTTGTAAGTGGGATCAGTTTATTGCTGATTTAGCTCTCCACATGAGATttgctgaaaaaaagaagatagaaTATTGCCAGCCAAATCTTTTAACCCCAAAATCTATTGAGATCCTTCActgacagacaaaaacatgaatatatggTATAATGTACGCACCAGAGAATATAGATAGTAGATGGCCAGTATGATCAAAGGAAGACCGATGACGATGACGATCCAACACACAATACGTAGTCGAATCTGTAGCTCAAATACACCACTACCATGATAGCTGTTGTTGCTGTACAGATCCTCCATTCTTCATAGACCTATGAGGTTATGaagagaaatacacacacacacacacacacacacacacacacacacacacacacacacataaatacacgcAAAGACTGTAGAGTATATATACAGCGACCCCAAAACATTAAGCATTACATACAAAAAATGCGTAAAACTGCATATTGATCTTAATGACTCTTTCAGTTTTCTCGTCCTAAATTTCTACATGTACCAATATCTCTGATCTGTCTGTTAATCAATAAGAAAGTGATAAATGTTGTTAATGTACCTTTGAAAGCTGCAGGACCACAACCTGAATGACTTCTGTATGCTGatgtctgttttctgtcctcTGCATCCAGTCAGTGTGCAGAATATATCCACTGTGTGTTTAGTGTATGTGGACAGATAATCTACATCTATATTTGACATGCACTTCTGCATCATGGTTTCTTAATGACTAATGTTTCCTGTGGTTTTTCTATGAAAAGGCAGTTTGGTTCTACTAAGTAAGCTTATCTATGTGTACGTGGCATAtaacaaaacatataaatagCACCTTTCTAGATCAGacattacaaagtgcttcacaataCAAGATAAAAGACAtagtaatatataaaaaagactataagaataataaatcaaataggTAAAGTAGCTATTTGATAGCTGCTTTGTAAAGTTGTCCACATATCCTAAATCCAGTGGGAAACAGTTCCATAATGTAGGAGCCTCAATGTTCAGCCTCAAAGTCACAGTCTCCTTTAGTTTTGAGTTTGGAGTGAGGAACAACCAACAAGAGGACTTTAGAGATATAATAAGATATAGTACACCTTACATTGAATGATCAATGCTCCCAGTCTGCCTGTGATCTGACTACAGACAGTAGggtaataaaatgaatgaatcaataaataacaaactgtGAATCCAACATTAAAACTGTTTGCAAAACACAATACATGAATGAATGGTGATGGTGAaagatgaatttaaaatgaaggatatgtaattatgtggaaaccTTTGATTAATGCAATGTTTGGAGCCTACTTTCATCAATGTAGGGCCCCAGCTGTCCATCCTTCATAACCACGCGTATGCATGccaagtggaagatctcagagagCGTCGCCGGTCCGGGCAGGGTGCTGTGAAGATGGCCCAGGTCGGCTAGTCTCCTGTCAGACTGCCTGGTCCGGTGATGTCATTCTCAATTATGAGTCGTAGGGTGACAGAATTTATCTGCCGAAAAGCTCTCTTAGGGTGATGATAGATGGAGGAAAAAGTCTAATTTAACTTGCtcactgtttaataactttatGGAGAGATGTCAGAGCTGGCCACACGTcaaaaaaacaggctgaatgcaCAACTTAAAGTGAGTTGCTTACTTTAAAGGCCTTTGTTGTTATTCCTCTTATTccataataactttatttatatgacaCTTTTCTCTGCTgtacacacataacacatgaataaaataaacagacacaaataaataagtcaCTTAAATAACctaaacatacataaaaacaaaaaatgaaagcatcACAATTAGGAATAAAAAGCAACTTTATAGAACATGcctttaataaatgtaaagaaattgATCTGCAGTCTGTCTGGAGGAGCCTTTCATTAAGACTCTGAAACAAACTGAATTACAATGtgtaaaaatcatgtttaatcaGAAAGCTTTGAGTGAGTTCTTGCTTCCTTGAATCTCTATAGGTTAATAAGGCTGCAAAGCGAGCATGACTCTTAAACCTCATTCATGGGAAATATGCAATGATGAAATACACTGGAATCATCATTTAAACAACATGCCTAAATATAACAGTAATTACTAATTTCTCCCTTCCTTTACTCTGATAACTTCCTCTGCCTACACAGAGCTGACTGTCTACATGCTGTCATCATTTACATGATGATCTGCTGCTAttcctgttgtgtttccatcctGCAACAACACACAGAGGCTAAAATCTTGTCTATGACCCCTCTTGTCTATGGCTTTAAAGATTCCAACCACAGAGAAGATGAGCACGGGAAAGGGGAGGAGAAGGATTACTGCTTTGACCATGGTGCTTTCTTGACTGAATCTGGGAAGTTTAGActaaacatgctgctctaaacttattcatgtttctgaatgttgtgtttattaAGTAATTTCtccttaaaacaaaatgtttccaTAAGTGAATCATTTTTAGAGAATTTGATCTAGGACATGGAAAGGTTACATGTACAAACATACACCTGTAACGAGGGTTGGGCAACATCTagaaattatttgattaattcaaattattgtttttgtacacTATGTAAAATGTCCAGTCACAACAGTCCTGTAAACTGAGACACACATATGACACATGCTATCTGTCCATCTCATAGTGAATGAAAACATCCACTGTGTTTTTGGTGTCTGTAGACAGATAATCTGCATCAGTATATGTACCTGCATTCGTGCGTCATGGTGGTTTCTTGATAACCTTCCTGTGGTTTTTCTACAAAAATCCACTTTGGTTTTACTAAGTAAGCTTATCTATGTGCATGAATCAtccaacaaaaaagaaaagaaggtaaGCAATGATGAACATAGTGTAAATAAGTAAGCAGGGTCTATTTAAATAGCATCTTTCTATATCAGTGTTATGACTGTGGTCATTATTTTGTTCGGTCtgctgtgtgcttgtgtgccctgtgcctttttctttttgattttgaCATTCATAGATGACTGTGCCAGGACGTGGAGGTGACTGGTGGACGAGGTTTGAGCCCTGGCCTGTGGTTGGCTGCAGCCGGAAACCAACCCCTACAAaaggagccaagatggcgaccgtctGGTGGGCAGCAGGCATTTCCccgtcctcttcctctcccaaCCGGCCACACTGTCGTTCTGTCTTGATGGATATTGTATATAGTTGATAGTTAAGTTGTGAGAAGTAAGGGTGGACTGCCAgttttgtttactgtgttttctcttgtttttcttagATAGGAAGGTAAGAtttgtaatttgttttcttagggctattttcttactttttagataggattgttttgtttgttattttggcctTGGTCCACCCTgaagtttatattatatatctataaGTTTAGTTAttaatttgtataaataaatattttgttatacCCAAACAAAATTTGGCTTGTGGCTATTTGGGATTTGGAGAAGACGGGGGCTCATTCACGTTATGCCCTAGGCACCCCTAGACTGGGGCATAACATCAGACATTGCAATGTGCTTCACAATACAAGATAAAagacatatatataataataatatataaaagacACTAAGAGTAATAGGCTATTAAAGTagctgttgggttagggttagggttagtgttttAAAGATGTCCACAGAT encodes:
- the LOC133991557 gene encoding uncharacterized protein LOC133991557 encodes the protein MYQESNAGLCWGEESLAHRVQVCLILLIRNLPCRQITAVTRAAKQRNRHNPTFKPMYLLIAWPLWYRSRRTIKVSLMVCVVVWVLALVISCFVGISDLEHIERYKPIGVILLLPFPVLIFSVVGIIKGLSAAISVSSEEKRRIVGATILVLLNYTLLFLPFIIGSITPNVIMTNPYAFICFNPLGVLVLYVFMRKGAIDKILASLCCCRMETQQQQTIAVNDKSITTVSSV
- the LOC133991558 gene encoding G-protein coupled receptor 4-like, which gives rise to MEDLYSNNSYHGSGVFELQIRLRIVCWIVIVIGLPLIILAIYYLYSLVRHNHVAPIYVINLLISDLIQLCCMATMLGKPKFDQADIILLIHLLGVMASVGFMVCISLERYLLIAWPLWYHSRRTIKSSLVVCVVVWVFALVVICSVLFIDNKLLLIGIILLLPFPVLIFSVVGIFKGLSAAISVSSEEKRRIVGATILVLLNYTLLFLPFIIGTITPNVITTNPLAFVFLNPLGDLVLYVFMRKGAIDKILASLCCCRMETQQQQIIAVNDDRMKTVSSV